The Zavarzinella sp. sequence CCCGAGGACCGGGGATGTACGCTACTCGCTGGCTGATATTTCCAATACGATACAGGAGCTTGGCTACCAGCCCCACGTTTCGTTCTACGATGGTCTGGAAAAGACCGTCCAATGGTATCAAAAGTCCCAAGGATAGTCAGATATTAATAATAAACTCATTTATTGCTCCGTTATGTAGGAATGTACACAAGAAATAGTGGCACATAATCACTAATATACAATTTAACACATCGATCAGGGATTTGTTGGCATTTTTTTTGGAAAAAAGTGTTGGATCGTTGTAAGTGCTTACGAATCAAGTGGTTATGACTGGAATAATTGCATAATTTCTTTCATATTCGTCATTCTGCATCTTCAGTGGGTTCCTGCTTGCTTGATTTGTTTAATCCGTATTCTTCCAGCTTTTTGTGCAATGTATTTCGATTGATTCCCAGACGATCTGCCGCCACTACCTTGACGTGGTCGCTGGCATTCATCACTTGTTCCAGCAATTGACGTTCCACTTCCCGCACCACTGTAGTGTACAGATCCTTTGATTCAGTACCGGCTGACTGAAGTGCTGTCTGGATCAGCATGTTCACTTGTGAAGACACATCCTGCCCCGATCTGGATTTTCTGGTGCGGAGTGAATATTTTGGCCGGTTCAACTGGAGCATGTCCAGCGATGGGGCTTTGTCGGCAGACAGCACTACAATTCGTTCGATAGTATTTTCAAGTTCCCGCACGTTACCCGGCCAATCGTGGGCTTGCAGGGCACGAATAATGTCCGCAGGTAGCTGTTCTGCACGTGGGGTTGATTCCAGAAAACGCTGGTAGAAAAAATCTGCAAGCAAGGCGATATCTTCCGGACGTTCCCGCAAAGGCGGCAGCATGATTGGTATTACATTCAAGCGATAATACAAATCTTCGCGAAATCGCCCACGATCGATCTCATCTTCCAGTGATTCGTTGGTTGCGGCAACCACGCGAACATTTACTGCGATGGTTTTCGTGTCACCAACCCGTTCAAATTCCTGTTCCTGGAGCACCCGAAGCAGTTTTACCTGTAGTTTGGGTGACA is a genomic window containing:
- a CDS encoding sigma-54 dependent transcriptional regulator — its product is MSEPLLPEIVGSSPAMREVYRMTRLAAPSDASVLLIGETGTGKELIAKAIHKRSKRSSGPYIRVNCGALHENLLESELFGHIKGSFTGAIENKTGRFEAAHGGTIFLDEINSMSPKLQVKLLRVLQEQEFERVGDTKTIAVNVRVVAATNESLEDEIDRGRFREDLYYRLNVIPIMLPPLRERPEDIALLADFFYQRFLESTPRAEQLPADIIRALQAHDWPGNVRELENTIERIVVLSADKAPSLDMLQLNRPKYSLRTRKSRSGQDVSSQVNMLIQTALQSAGTESKDLYTTVVREVERQLLEQVMNASDHVKVVAADRLGINRNTLHKKLEEYGLNKSSKQEPTEDAE